The window gtgtttgcgtgttgaGTGATCCATCAGGGCTCGTGGGTGGAGGGCGTACTCGGGGGCTGTGGCTcgggtgtgtatgtgtcagtggAGGTTGGGTCACTCCTGGATATTACCTCAAGAAACGTCAGCAATGACAGAAGTGGGAATGTAGGAATGACCATTTTTGggcctgttttctttttgtctctaaATCAGCAtcaaacatataaataaatagatgtTAACATGTCCTTATCATTGTCTGTGATAAAATGTGACTCTTGCTACATCGCATACTTCTCTGATTAATCTCACCATGTAAATCCGGCTATGAAGGAAACCGAAAAAGGAAATTGCTTTACTTTGAAATGCGGTTGTTATATATAAATCCGATTATTCAGagtactgtgtgtttaaaactgcTTGAAACGTGACAGGTTGTCTATTCCTGATTTGCCCAGTTACAGATGTAAAACCCAAATGCCAGGGGTCAGAGTTCACGCCACACCCACACCTCAGTCAGTCACCTTTGACTCTGGCTGTTCCACCTGGTGGATGGAAAAACCAGCAGGTCCAGACACGACCTGTGGTGCAACTGCAAGACTATGCTGTGCTAAACCACAGAGTTACGAAAGCTAATGGAAGCATATTTACAAAACAGAGATATTTACCTCCAGGTCATTAAATGTGACTGCTGCAATGTTGCAGATGTTGAGATTTAATGGTGCAGAGGGTGTACTTGAGGGAATTACTTCTGTGTATTTGTTCGCAATTTTGAAAATTGATTCACAACAAAGTCCAAAACAAAATCTACTATAATGTTTTAGTAATCTCAGAGTCACTGACATGACCGATATATTGCGAGTGAATCTTCTGAAGTCATAGCATCTGGCATCTGGATGTCATTTTTGGTCATAAACgcattacaaaaacaaatatttgcgATCAGGAGTCTTTAAAGTGGTCCGTTAAAGATCAATGACCAACCTATGTGACAAGCAAGACAATTtgctgttgaaaaataaacttggCAGTGCTCTGAGTTGGATAATCTATGTAATGGAGACACATAGGCTGTCATTTCATTACTGCaaatttttgtttcttattaGCCAATTTGTGATAAGCTAATTAAGTCCTATAGTATTTGGCAAGCCAGTTTATTGGTCAGAGTTCTGCTCAACCCCGATTGCTTGAAAGGTCACAAGGCCAGGTCAGTCTAGTCCAGGCCAGGCCAGCAGGGGATGGCCTATTGAGAccacaaacaaaagttttaaCAGTTGTTCACTGTGATGATATGAAAGATGTTAGTTATTACCTCTCCAACACATCTGTTTTTGTATACATACTTCCATAGTCACACTCGCAATCACATCAGTACCATCAGTCGCTAGAAGTTCCCactactttctttctctctctctctctgaattcTGTGTGAGAGTGAACAAGAGAGCGCAAAGAGCCTCAGGGAGTGATGGCTTACCTCCTACAGACCACCTCCCAGGGCCACAGCAGGAGGCAGATTAAGTTACAGCCAGCCTCAGAGGGAGGCCACACATTCTCTCAGTCTCCAAAACCctcaccaaaaacaaaatattacgCAATCCGATTTTGGTACCCTGTAACATAATGATGTTACACCGCACAGTTTTTGATACACGTTGATGCTTTTTGTTGGCTCTCGTCTCGGCACCATCAGACCGCAGCAGACCGAACCGATCGGATCAGGCTGGAGATCAATCTGTCAGAGCGGCGTTAAGGGTCAGGGCTGATCCGTGTGAGCCAAGACTCAGAGCATGGAGGTGTTGAAGCCCATAGCCCTTCTTTGACCTGATGCCCCCCTTGCGCTCCCTCACCCATCAGCCAACTCCCACACCCGCCCCCCAACCTCGACCCGTTTTCACCTCcatgtgtgcacgcacacacacacacacacacatcatcaaaGGGACTTGTGCGGTGTCCTAAACGGGGTGGATGTGGGAAAGGGTTATCCAGGGGAATAGTTGATCGGGGTTGCtaaagaggacacacacaaacctttctTTCAGggcctctcttcctctgtcacttcctcctcccttcatcctcACCCCTGTATATCCTCACTGTGGCCCCTTCGGTCTTCCatcctctcccttctctctctctctctctctctctctctctctctccaccgtTCAGCTGCTGTAGCTTGTGTTTACTTTGCTcgggagagaggagagggccCAGAGAAGGGACAATGCTGTCTTTCAGAGAGGCTGTCGACCCCACGGCTTAGCAAGGAAGTCTGCATGGGGGCCAGCCAACACCCCTTCCACAAACTTCACAGCCATCCGCCACTGAGCTTTACGCACAAACTCGCATGTCACGCAGGCATTGCACACACAAACGACACCATGCTCCTTCCTTGTCTGTATCACTCTCAGGCAccctttctctttgtctcacatTTCCCACAAACCCCCTCTCAGCGATCACAGCTCTTGGTAGGATGTAGTCGAGATCCTGTAACTTCAGTCCAAGATCCACACACTGTGAGTCATTTCCCAGCTAGTCTCTACTATTTCCCCACCAAGAAATCTTGAGGGTGGGCTGAGGTGAAGTCCAGCAGTGGGGACTGATTCAACAGGAGCCGAGCCTGTTGACTCCACCGGGAACACATTAGTCGTGTGTGGACTGGCTTGGGTGTAGACAGTGTTGTAGATTTCGTATgacctgctgtgtttctcaAAGATGCAATAGATTTTCAAGTGAATTTAGATTGTCACGTTTCTTTGCCAGAAGTTTTTGGagaatgcacacacagtgagattCAGAGCAGTGCGAGTCCATCAAAACACCTAACGCGTTAAGTTCTTTTAAGActaggaccccaaagcagagacgTGCACACTAGTGAGTGGGAACAGaaggttcttttaatcactctacaaacaaaatccagaacaaaagcaggtgcTGGCTGGCAGGGAGAAATCTTCAGCAGCATAACACAGGAGAATCTCTGTTCAGGTAACACAGGTGAACAGCATACAGCAGTAGAGCATAGAATAATCTGACAGCAAGCAGGAGTGCAGGCCGGGCTTATAAAGTGGAGGGAATAGGCTGATGGAACTCAGGTGTGCCTCTGCTGCCAAACGGAGGagccagccacaccccctgccacacacaAGCTCtgcaaaaagaacagaagaaggagggggaacagagagagcacaaggagaaaaacacaacagaaaacatataaaGCCAAACCATAACACAACTCCTCTCCTGTGTGCCATGCTTTGTCCACCAGAGGCTTTTGGCCAACTTACCGTCATCAGGGTGGTGTCTCAAGCTGTCTCTGGTTTCCTCATACACAGTTAAATGATCAGTCATCTGTCAACTTCCcttttttttggaaaacactGCTTACAAAATGTCATTGTTCTTTGTTGATACAGAAATAAGTGACtacaaaacacaatgtgttATTATTCGTTTTTAATTTCAAAGTCAGTCTGTATTTGACTTTAAATATACTATAAATATCCATTTGCTCTCAAAATATGCCTGGCATTTAAGAACAAATATAATCTTAAATGGCTTCAAGTGCAATTCCTCATTCAGCCCTTTTGTGCTTAAGTTGCCCAATTTAGAAACCTAGGTATATGTGGGGATGAACTAAatcttgtgaaatattttggaaGATTATGTTGTGTATTGGATCTAACATTAACGATTATTTCCTCTATCAGTTAACTGGTCGATGATTCTGTAGATTAATTGATGAATGTTTTGGCCaataaaatgttagaaaatactgaaaaatgacCATATTAAGTTCCCATGGAATCCTTGGTGATATCTTAAAAATATCtctccaaaatccaaagatattcaatttactaTTGAATGGAACCACTgattttttggcatttttgcttaaatTGAAATCTGAGTTCAATGAGTATTGGATTATCCAAAAGGACACTGAAAATTTTCAGTCCGTTATTGAAATAGCTGACATTTTGCTCGATTGATTAGCAGTTGCAAGTCTAATATGTAAAGTTCACCTACAAAATTCAACAAGCTGTATGATAGTCACAATGTTCTTTATCTTGTGGAGGAAAAGCGCACATTTTCAGAAGTCGGCCAGTCGGGAGTCAGGTAGCTATGGAGGCCTACTTAATAAACTGGAATAGATGAGCTATCCAGTCCATTGTCGAGGTATAGTAATGGGTTGCACGTGGAATAGCTGCCTGAAaagagcttttgtgtgtgtgtggagacctCTTTAGTGTCTCTCTGCTGGTATCACAGCGAAACATGTAGGATCACATGATTTGTGGCGTCTGCCAAATTGATTTATATTCCACGGTTGTATGGATCCAAAAGTTCCATATCTGTTTCTCATCGCATTTTATAGCATGGATTATAGCACTGATGGGAGgccagttttctgtttgtcccCACAGTGGATAAGAGTAGGATTTGTGGGAAGGTTAAACTGATTCCTGTTCTGTGCCTCAGGGTAAGAGCTTTTACTCACTCAGAGTGGAGGATGAAAGATGGTTTTCTGCTATTTTAGCCAAACAATGAAGCCAAAACTCTTGGCAGCCTGTGTGGTAGGAGTTACAGAAAGTTAGTCATACCCACCCAGtccagaagaaagagagagaagcggAGATGTGGGGTTAACCACAGCTAATTCTCAGTGCAGATCATATCTGCTCTTCCAGAtctaaacatgtttatttttacagctaATAACAATGTTAGCCCACATGGCCAACTCTATGGTCAAAATGATCATGAGAGCAACTGCCAGTGACCTCCTGCCCCCCCTTTATCATTACACAACTGGCCTGAGTTTAACTGACAGAAGCCACCATTAAGCATGTGTCACGGTGTAACCTACAATACTGATGTGGATAAATCTCTTTTTTGGAGTTTGATGTGTGTAACTGGATAGGCTGATTATTtagacagtaaaaaaaagacacacaagagGGCCCTACTTTAGCTGTTAAAACTCAAATGATAGGTTCACTCACTCTCGGTACAAATCCAGCGTAATTTTGAAGCCTGAAGTGGTgatacatttaatttttgttggtGACCGTGTTATAAATGTATGTTCtaatatttccacatttttccaGTAAACGCTCTTCTCCTAGCACAAAGCATACCTCTTTTGGGTTTTCCTGCTCTTTGTGTTCAAATTATCTTTGACATAAACTGCCCAGCAAGACTGGCCAGTGGATCATGTGCTTGTCAGTGTGGTCTTTGATCAGATAAAACCCAAATCCTTGATTGATTCTTTATGTGGATGTAAggaatggatgtgtgtgtgtgtgagtgtgtatctgCACATAAAGATCTCGCTGATAATAACATAATGCCGCCCTGTGTACatgtgcatacagtatgtttctATGGTTGGATCGGTACATGTGTGTATCATCATCCTCTTATCTATGGCTGACTTAGTACGTACCCTTCCCGCCccctgtgtttgtatgtgtgtgtgtgtttgtgtttgtgtgtgtgtgtgtgtgtgtgtgtgtgtgtgagagctaGTGGTCGTCCCTGGCTGGGCTGGTGAACCTGGTGACCTCTCTGCTCCGTGCCTCCCAGACACAAGGGCTTCTCATGTGGCCCCTGGCCAGTCGCTCTCAAAGCCCGCCATTCACTACCAACCATGGCTTTTACAAGTGTGTGTcggcatgcgtgtgtgtgtgagggaggaagAGTAAATTTGTTGAAATTACAGTTTGAATAATTATACACataattaatgtgtgtgtgtgtgttttggtaagtatgactgtgtctgtgtatggTGTACTCTCAACATGCACACTGGGAGCTGGTCTATATGAACACAAGCAGGAATATAGGACACACTGCgactctatgtgtgtgtgtgtgtgtggactgaaaaTGCTttgaggaggtgtgtgtgtgtgtgtgtgtaagcctgGTGAGAAGAAGCAGTGAACCTTAACACATTGTGTTGAATGGAGAGCTTGGCTATAAACCAGCAGTACTGTACTAgcactggctgtgtgtgtgtgaatcaggaCATGCTGGATGAAGAAGAATAGTCTCactatttatttacatttgagtCGAAAGGATCCACCTTGCGTGAATGTGTATTCTTCAAAAATGATTGTTTCTGTGTATTATCAACCTTTTGTGATTGTTTCTTGTGCCTCAGGCTTGACCAACAGGGTTCATCTAGGTGTTTGGTAACGAAGGTATTTGCTAAATTTGCCTTGCACGGTTCAACACAGGAACGCTGGGTCAGTGTTGGCGGCAGAGGAAGACTGCAGCTAGAACTCAAAATGACAGCTAGATGAAGCGTCCTGCCCACAACCCTCAGGCTGGGTCCAGAGGTCAGTGTGTTtagaggaaggaggaggtggatggaGTGGGTGCAGCTGGACCTGAAGGCCTAGGGGGGTTCCTGTGTGTGGGTCTCAAAGGTCCATGGGGTCTGAAGGTGCACacggtgggggtgggggtggccAGGGTTGTGGGGTGATGTGACAGAGTGCAGGGGCCAGTGACTGGCCATGGGGTGGGGTGAAGCAGGGCTGGCGGGGAGGGTGACCATCTGGATTGGATTGCAGACATTCCTCAGGAAGAGTGTGTGAGTAAAGGTCAGTgtggaaaaagaggagggggTCACTTAGATCtctgtgcatgcgtgtgtgtttatttttctttggctTACTCAGTGTTTCGGTTTACGATTGTGACCAGTTTAACATTGTTATAGAGTATTTCTTACCCAGTGGGACTGGGGAATGTGAGATACTTTCAACCACGTTCACATGGGAACTATTGCAGGTGCGAGAATCTGTCCTCTGTAGTCTGTCGCTGTTTCACACTGTAATGCAGCATTTCATTCTATGAAAAATGAGCCATCTTTCATTAGCACCACTCAGCTTAACTCTGCTCCTCTGTAACTGTTTGTGCAGGTGGGAGGTCAGCGGGTTGCGGCTATGCTGTCCTTGGATGAGCCCCTGGACCTAAAGCTTCCTCGGCGGGCCAATGGGAGGGACAGAGGAGCGCGTTCGCCCCCTCTCTCCCCGCTGCACCCCAAGCGAGCTCGTCAGCTCCGCATGGCGGATGATGGTACCGCAGTCATAGAGCCTGCCTCTCCAGCATCTCCACACACAGGTGGgtaacaacaaaacacaacatgtacCCCTTTTCACTTCATGGCATGGTTCGCCTTCATTGGCAAAAGTTGTGGACAGCACCTGGTGCCCGGTCTTTTTCTTCGTATCACCTTGTTCAAGGTTCCTAGCGAGCTGAGCTGATACCGAAAAGTGAAGCTAAAACTCTGCAGACTACTGATTTGTCAGAGGGAATCATCACTAGAGCAACATGTATCAGCCAGAGTCGTCTCATCACCTGCACTCTGATGTAGTATTTCCCAAACTCTCTTGAGTCAAGCTGAGCCTTGCCATGCAGTGGAAATTAGGCTCCTTTCATGAATAAAGTGTAAATAGTGGAATTAGTTGACGCAGtgtgttcaaacagctgctaaatgcagtgaaaatgcGCTTTAGACATGGACCAGACAGGCTGATACAGCCAAGGAAAGAAACAACTTATTCTATTGCATTTACAAGTAGGCATAAGTGATTTAGAATTTACTGTAGCCGTTTCGCAAAGTTTATCAAATTCTCCTCACTCAACAGCTCTCAAGgttgcatgattttttttttatgggagTCTGAGGATGTTGTGGTCACCAGTTCAGTGGTGAAAGCAGTTGAAACAGCGTGTTCACAAACATGTAGTGCTTACTTTGGCAGGTAAGAGAGCCTTAAACACAGTGAACCAAATGGAAATGTGTGAACCATTTTTCCTGTTCTTCTGgcctcttcttgttttttgtggAGGACCTCAGCTGAGTAGGTGTTGCTTCAGTGTGGCCCAGGACATATTCGTGTACACACTGCTAAAAGAATGTGGTCACATGTGGACCAGACCATCTCTATATGTGGTCTCAGTGATGGAATCTCAAATGTGTCCTCAGTGCGACCTGGGTGCTTTCATAGTTATACTTTGAGCTGTCCAGCTGTGATCTGATCACTCAAGATGGATGATAATACCAGGACTGAAGGGGACTGAAGCACAGCCGAGGCTAATGGAAATTACATTAGCCATaagcaaaagtaaaagtgaaagtgaaattttgaCCCGATGGTGGTGCAAGATACAAGAGATCACTAGAAGGACATGAACATGTGCAGCCAAGttcatggaaatccatccaatagtgGTCAAGTTTGGCTCAAAACCCAAAAAGACAACCTCATGGTGCCACTATAGTAAGCATCAGATCACTGATTTAAGATTCATCCTCTCAGAAACCAAGAGTATTTGTACAAAATTTCTATGACCGCTGTGCGATCATTGATACAGTCGTTATCAACCTATCAGTCGAGATATTTAAGTTGGGACCAAAGAGGTAGACCAACTGAGGGTACAGAGGAAGTCCAGTGTCCCTGTATCAGATCACCTAGGTGAGAGGTCACCTCAACAGGTGTGTATTCATTTTCTCAGGTGTGCAGGTGGTCCCTCATGATCGAACAGACACCCCGACCCCCCCTGTGGTGGACCTGAGCATGTCTCCCTCCTCTCGCCACACCCCCAGCTCTCCAGAAATGACCAATGGCAACTATGTCCCCTCAGGGGTGAGTATGACTGAGCTTAAACACAAATACCTCTGTTACCTGTCCTTGTTTTCTCATAGTGTCTCTCTATTCACCTCTGAGTTGTTGAAAGAATAACCACTGCGTTTCAGCACAGCAGTGAGCGGCCAACATTTTCCCGTCTACAGGAAAGTGTTGAGGGTGACTCAGCCTGCTGGGGTCAGCAAATCACGAACAACATTGAACTGTGTCACATTCTCCATAAGGGAATCAGGCTATGCAAGAGGCAGGAGGCCTGTTTGTGAAAGAGaaagggtgggggtggggggggcagcTCTTATCAAACATCTCTTGTGTCCCCAACAAGTGCCCCTGTCTGTGCAAGTTGCACTCAGTGGCCCCACTGGCATGAcgtgtgtgcgcttgtgtgtaTAATCGGATTTAAGACAAGGTACAGCCATGCAGACCTCACGCCGCCTAATTCAATTCCCTCCCAACTGAATTGAGACACGCAGGCCAGGACCATTCAGCAGCCTCACGTCCCACCAATTCCTCAATAGCCCCCCTACACCATTAGACACATAGTCACTTTCCTTATCTCCCATGGAGGTGATTTCGCCCCTCCCTCGATAACGCTCTCACACATGAAAATAAGCACTTCCTATAGAAGAACAGCTCCACACGCTCACATGTTCTGTCAGCCTCAGCAGCTCACATAGTTTTGCATGCAGGGACGGACCACAGCACGGGGGGATTGCTGTCATTTTATGAAATCTGTCACATTCAAATTTCTGACACAGCTGAAAACGAGACTGACATTGTGAGGAATTTTCTAAATTTGTGCTTCCCGACGCTCACAAGACAGCTCGGGCTTACTCTTTTATTCCCAATTTCACTTTTCATGAAGACCcctgtctgttttctgcttgGGTTAAGTtacaccgtgtgtgtgtgtgtgtgtttttgtgtgtgtgggtgagctGGTGCAATAGCTCTTTGAGCCCCAGCTGAGGTTCAGTGAATCTTAACAGCACTCATGCAGAGCTCAGGGATGTAGGGAGGTTTTGTAGCACACAGCGGGGGGCTAcaagagaagaagcagagtggatttttcaaaggaaaaatgaagatCAGCAGTTCTGTACTCCACTGACAAAAAAGACTTCTGTCTCTATCAAATATTTTCTCAGTGGCTTCACTTCAGTACCTGTTTTGTCATCCAGTCATCTAAAGCTGGGTGACATCATGTCATATACTGAATgggtgacactaatcttgggttCCCACCTTGAAACTATGCTGGTTATGTAGATCATCTGTGCTGCCAGGCTGAAGATGAACATTATATGAGTCTGCAACTTGACAGGTTTTCGGAGGCGTACAATTCTCTTTTgaataacatcacagcaaacatgcacacaagctAAAGCGTACCGGTAACCCTGTTgctttttatctctgttttctgtttgtttaccAGAATTCTCACATCTCACAGGCCTTTCAGTTCTTTGTGCCAATCGGAGCTGGGGCAGGACTTCACCTGCCATCCTCCATGTTTATTGGCCAGACGAGTGACAAGAGAGCCTCTCCTGACCTCTCAGCGGATGAACAACTGGCCTGTCGCTGGAAGAAGGTAGGACCCAGAAAGTAGGGTGTCATGAAAAAAGTTTTATCTTCATAGCAGATAATGAAATGTCGAATGTTTACTCTCCTCCAGTGCCATCTGCTCTTTGACTCTCTGCAAGACCTGGTGGATCATGTCAATGACTTCCATGTCAAACCTGAAAAGGATTCTGGGTACTGCTGCCACTGGGAGGGCTGTGCTCGCAAAGGGAGGGGTTTCAATGCTAGGTGAGAAAATCATACAATCTCAGTATTAATTATGGTGGTGTGGGGGGCGGGGATTCAAGAGGAAGCTGTGATGATGAATTTATGGCTGCAGGTACAAGATGCTCATCCACATCCGCACCCACACTAACGAGAAGCCTCACCGCTGTCCCACCTGCAACAAGAGCTTCTCGCGCCTGGAGAACCTTAAGATACACAACCGGTCACACACAGGTCGGTGGTGCATTGAAATGAAgcacaaataacaaatatgtgTTTGCCACAAAGACTTACAGGGTgttatatttaaacaaaatgcttATTTTGCACGTCAAAGCTGATATGTTCTTTCTTAAGCGTTGTATGTTAAAATTATAAGTGAATGAATTCTCCACATCTGGATCATTTCCCCTCACTGCAGGTGAAAAGCCCTACATTTGTCCTTACGAGGGTTGCAACAAGCGTTACTCCAACTCCAGCGACCGCttcaagcacacacgcacacactatGTGGACAAGCCCTACTACTGCAAGATGGTGGGCTGCCTGAAGCGCTACACAGACCCCAGCTCTCTCCGCAAGCACATCAAGGCCCACGGCCACTTTGTGGCTCAGGAGCACAGCTCACCAGGTGGGGTGGGCTCCTTGCTGAAGGGGAGTCAAAGTGGTGGGCTTGCTAGCGAAGTGGGGAAGGATTCAGAGCTGTCCTATGTGAGTGCAGCCCACATTATCATCCCAGGAGCTGCGGCTGCTCTCCTGGGAGGCCATGCTCTGCAGGGTCTTGGTGGTGC of the Scatophagus argus isolate fScaArg1 chromosome 16, fScaArg1.pri, whole genome shotgun sequence genome contains:
- the glis2b gene encoding zinc finger protein GLIS2b isoform X2, giving the protein MLSLDEPLDLKLPRRANGRDRGARSPPLSPLHPKRARQLRMADDGTAVIEPASPASPHTGVQVVPHDRTDTPTPPVVDLSMSPSSRHTPSSPEMTNGNYVPSGAFQFFVPIGAGAGLHLPSSMFIGQTSDKRASPDLSADEQLACRWKKCHLLFDSLQDLVDHVNDFHVKPEKDSGYCCHWEGCARKGRGFNARYKMLIHIRTHTNEKPHRCPTCNKSFSRLENLKIHNRSHTGEKPYICPYEGCNKRYSNSSDRFKHTRTHYVDKPYYCKMVGCLKRYTDPSSLRKHIKAHGHFVAQEHSSPGGVGSLLKGSQSGGLASEVGKDSELSYVSAAHIIIPGAAAALLGGHALQGLGGALPLSPLSPRPLDLSTLGCPSSPPGSVGPILSFNSSPLSLAKSPLLSSAFPSSTMGLPMVPMLGASSERRAQSQQAKKGREEEAKNEVTGRILNLSTGSHDPMSWVVIPPGTVVLKPAVVN
- the glis2b gene encoding zinc finger protein GLIS2b isoform X1, with translation MLSLDEPLDLKLPRRANGRDRGARSPPLSPLHPKRARQLRMADDGTAVIEPASPASPHTGVQVVPHDRTDTPTPPVVDLSMSPSSRHTPSSPEMTNGNYVPSGNSHISQAFQFFVPIGAGAGLHLPSSMFIGQTSDKRASPDLSADEQLACRWKKCHLLFDSLQDLVDHVNDFHVKPEKDSGYCCHWEGCARKGRGFNARYKMLIHIRTHTNEKPHRCPTCNKSFSRLENLKIHNRSHTGEKPYICPYEGCNKRYSNSSDRFKHTRTHYVDKPYYCKMVGCLKRYTDPSSLRKHIKAHGHFVAQEHSSPGGVGSLLKGSQSGGLASEVGKDSELSYVSAAHIIIPGAAAALLGGHALQGLGGALPLSPLSPRPLDLSTLGCPSSPPGSVGPILSFNSSPLSLAKSPLLSSAFPSSTMGLPMVPMLGASSERRAQSQQAKKGREEEAKNEVTGRILNLSTGSHDPMSWVVIPPGTVVLKPAVVN